A window of Azotosporobacter soli contains these coding sequences:
- a CDS encoding transposase, protein VLGIKSKTQIKRWMSWYRNGETHRFQQPVGKQYTYKKGIEELSEIECLRLRIKQLEMHNEILGKLNGILGKQQRSNS, encoded by the coding sequence AGTCTTAGGAATAAAAAGTAAAACACAGATTAAAAGATGGATGAGTTGGTATCGAAATGGTGAAACCCATCGCTTTCAGCAGCCTGTCGGAAAACAGTATACTTATAAAAAAGGGATAGAGGAATTATCAGAGATTGAGTGTCTAAGGCTTAGAATTAAGCAGCTTGAAATGCACAACGAAATACTGGGAAAGTTAAATGGGATCTTAGGAAAACAACAAAGAAGCAACTCGTAG